The following proteins are co-located in the Leucoraja erinacea ecotype New England chromosome 4, Leri_hhj_1, whole genome shotgun sequence genome:
- the rbm12bb gene encoding RNA binding motif protein 12Bb, which translates to MAVVIRLQGLPVSAGTLDIRHFFSRLSIPDGGVHIIGGELGEAFIVFATDEDARLALMRSGEILKGNRVKLMLSSRNEMQKIIEMSRKRYTGSSEVSNSERPGSNNIGTSRFGNISSTLAANLVSAMQQGISRGAFHPSDIGNSNIDNYSSRMDPMMSGNMSNMALSSPQNIPVGAAHSMSVLFGMTSRAMDNSSDKFNGSGTVDLSADSAYNQMREPRTSDNVYLHLYGMPYSVKEQQVREFFHGLQIDAVLFVKDFWGMRNGEGLVRFASAWDATKGLNRHKNYMGQRFIQVFRASESEWLTERSDLLAEDSQSDINRGRSPPHEDNFFHSRRRSKLPHRRRSRSRSPYDEDYYVHLKNMPYGITKKDVHVFFDELNIAGDQIYLVYDIYGASLKEGFVKFQNADEHRKALRYHKVCMKNRAVYVYPIAKNAMLELIANCKQKSREKSEDKIENKRYQARQETHSSLRLYIYIRNLPFDVSKTDIRKFFKGFGVSDHWIQLLVDGNGIGLGEAVVKFKTEDEVVRAECLYGKKLGGREVLLKPISSQEMLELGVSSVHERTKGQKECDYFGSYSKGGDHSLSIDMHESAESSFEPSSSLGTVPSTQRSRYSQEEGSYGGFDTGNGNFGSYTGGGFNSGYQGTMGMSSANAVVKAFNLPFKITVDEILDFFYGYRIIPDSITLRYNDKGLPAGDAVIAFETVVEAIAAVRELNEKPIGKRNVKLSLI; encoded by the coding sequence ATGGCTGTGGTCATCCGCTTGCAGGGGCTCCCAGTTTCTGCAGGAACCTTGGATATTCGTCACTTCTTCTCTAGATTATCCATTCCTGATGGAGGGGTTCATATTATTGGTGGTGAACTGGGAGAGGCATTCATTGTATTTGCTACGGACGAAGATGCTCGGCTTGCTTTGATGAGGTCGGGAGAAATTCTCAAAGGGAACAGAGTAAAGTTGATGCTAAGTAGCAGAAATGAAATGCAGAAGATAATTGAAATGAGCCGTAAGCGATATACAGGCAGCAGTGAGGTGTCCAATTCCGAACGGCCAGGATCGAACAATATTGGTACAAGCCGGTTTGGTAACATATCTTCCACACTAGCTGCAAACCTGGTTTCAGCTATGCAGCAAGGAATCAGCAGGGGTGCATTTCATCCCAGTGATATTGGAAATTCCAATATAGACAACTACAGCTCGCGCATGGATCCCATGATGAGTGGTAACATGTCCAATATGGCATTATCTTCTCCACAGAATATTCCAGTTGGAGCTGCTCATTCTATGTCTGTTTTGTTTGGAATGACGTCCAGAGCAATGGATAATAGTTCAGATAAATTTAATGGCTCTGGTACAGTGGATCTCTCTGCTGATTCAGCTTACAATCAAATGCGAGAACCAAGAACATCTGATAATGTTTACTTGCACCTGTATGGCATGCCCTATTCTGTAAAAGAACAGCAAGTAAGAGAATTCTTCCATGGTTTACAAATTGATGCAGTTCTTTTCGTGAAGGATTTTTGGGGTATGAGAAATGGTGAGGGTCTTGTTCGATTTGCAAGTGCTTGGGATGCAACAAAAGGATTAAATCGTCACAAAAACTACATGGGCCAAAGATTTATACAGGTCTTTCGAGCCTCTGAGTCTGAATGGCTTACTGAGAGAAGCGATTTACTTGCAGAAGATAGCCAGTCTGATATAAACCGAGGCCGCTCCCCTCCTCATGAAGATAACTTTTTCCACTCCAGAAGACGGTCAAAATTACCACACAGGCGCAGATCAAGATCGCGTTCTCCTTATGATGAAGATTATTATGTGCATCTGAAAAATATGCCCTATGGTATCACAAAAAAAGATGTACACGTTTTCTTTGATGAGCTGAACATTGCAGGTGATCAGATTTATCTTGTATATGACATTTATGGTGCAAGCTTAAAGGAGGGCTTTGTGAAGTTTCAAAATGCTGATGAGCACCGTAAAGCTCTCAGGTATCATAAAGTGTGCATGAAAAACCGTGCAGTTTATGTTTATCCCATTGCCAAAAATGCCATGTTAGAGTTGATAGCCAATTGTAAACAAAAATCAAGGGAAAAGTCAGAGgataaaattgaaaataaaaggtACCAGGCAAGACAAGAAACTCATTCCTCATTGAGGTTGTACATTTATATCCGTAACCTTCCTTTCGATGTCTCCAAAACTGATATTCGTAAATTCTTCAAAGGTTTCGGTGTGTCTGATCATTGGATCCAATTACTTGTTGATGGTAATGGCATTGGATTAGGGGAGGCTGTGGTCAAGTTCAAGACTGAGGATGAAGTTGTAAGGGCTGAGTGCCTCTATGGTAAGAAGCTTGGCGGAAGAGAAGTTTTGCTAAAGCCAATTTCATCGCAAGAGATGCTTGAACTTGGTGTCAGTTCTGTGCATGAAAGAACCAAAGGCCAGAAGGAATGTGACTATTTTGGTTCTTATAGCAAGGGTGGTGATCACTCATTGTCTATTGATATGCATGAATCAGCTGAATCTTCCTTTGAACCTTCCAGCAGTTTGGGTACTGTACCCTCCACGCAAAGATCAAGATACAGCCAAGAAGAAGGATCGTATGGAGGGTTTGACACAGGAAATGGAAATTTTGGAAGCTACACTGGAGGAGGATTCAATTCAGGCTATCAAGGAACTATGGGAATGTCCAGTGCAAACGCTGTTGTGAAGGCCTTTAACCTCCCTTTCAAAATCACGGTTGATGAAATACTGGATTTCTTCTATGGCTATCGTATTATTCCAGATTCTATCACCCTACGGTACAATGACAAGGGTTTACCAGCTGGTGATGCTGTTATTGCGTTTGAAACAGTTGTTGAAGCAATAGCTGCTGTCCGGGAACTGAATGAGAAGCCAATAGGAAAAAGGAATGTCAAACTCAGTTTGATTTGA